The Megalopta genalis isolate 19385.01 chromosome 9, iyMegGena1_principal, whole genome shotgun sequence genome includes a window with the following:
- the Clc gene encoding clathrin light chain isoform X3 encodes MDAFGDNFVIEGEVDPVAEFVAREQDQLAGLEDEIPPVSISTPSAGSNANVGPGGDAEGSFEIIDAVGQPNETQSPPTMEIASKPPPVKEEPEKIRKWREEQKARLEEKDAEEEKKKEEWREAARKELEEWYKHHAETISKTKTTNRESAKNAEKQFVAEADEVEPGTEWERIAKLCDFNPKSSRTSKDVSRMRSIILQLKQTPPTPVTL; translated from the exons ATGGATGCATTTGGTGACAACTTTGTCATTGAAGGAGAGGTGGATCCTGTGGCAGAATTTGTAGCAAGAGAACAGGATCAATTAGCAGGACTTGAAGATGAAATTCCACCAGTTTCTATCTCTACTCCTTCAGCAGGATCAAATGCAAATG TTGGCCCAGGTGGTGATGCTGAAGGTAGCTTTGAAATAATAGATGCTGTTGGACAACCTAATGAAACACAATCCCCACCAACTATGG AAATTGCATCCAAGCCGCCACCTGTAAAAGAGGAGCCTGAAAAAATACGGAAATGGAGAGAAGAACAAAAGGCTAGATTAGAGGAAAAag AtgcagaagaagaaaaaaagaaagaagaatggAGGGAGGCTGCAAGGAAAGAGTTAGAAGAATGGTATAAACATCATGCAGAAACTATTAGTAAAACAAAAACCACGAACAG GGAATCAGCCAA GAACGCCGAGAAACAATTCGTTGCAGAAGCCGATGAAGTGGAGCCAGGAACGGAATGGGAACGCATTGCAAAGCTTTGCGATTTTAATCCAAAATCTTCACGCACCTCTAAAGATGTTTCCCGGATGCGTTCAATCATCTTACAATTAAAACAAACTCCACCTACCCCGGTCACTCTTTGA
- the Clc gene encoding clathrin light chain isoform X2, producing the protein MDAFGDNFVIEGEVDPVAEFVAREQDQLAGLEDEIPPVSISTPSAGSNANDILPENFGNLKVGPGGDAEGSFEIIDAVGQPNETQSPPTMEIASKPPPVKEEPEKIRKWREEQKARLEEKDAEEEKKKEEWREAARKELEEWYKHHAETISKTKTTNRNAEKQFVAEADEVEPGTEWERIAKLCDFNPKSSRTSKDVSRMRSIILQLKQTPPTPVTL; encoded by the exons ATGGATGCATTTGGTGACAACTTTGTCATTGAAGGAGAGGTGGATCCTGTGGCAGAATTTGTAGCAAGAGAACAGGATCAATTAGCAGGACTTGAAGATGAAATTCCACCAGTTTCTATCTCTACTCCTTCAGCAGGATCAAATGCAAATG ATATTTTACCTGAAAATTTTGGCAATTTAAAAGTTGGCCCAGGTGGTGATGCTGAAGGTAGCTTTGAAATAATAGATGCTGTTGGACAACCTAATGAAACACAATCCCCACCAACTATGG AAATTGCATCCAAGCCGCCACCTGTAAAAGAGGAGCCTGAAAAAATACGGAAATGGAGAGAAGAACAAAAGGCTAGATTAGAGGAAAAag AtgcagaagaagaaaaaaagaaagaagaatggAGGGAGGCTGCAAGGAAAGAGTTAGAAGAATGGTATAAACATCATGCAGAAACTATTAGTAAAACAAAAACCACGAACAG GAACGCCGAGAAACAATTCGTTGCAGAAGCCGATGAAGTGGAGCCAGGAACGGAATGGGAACGCATTGCAAAGCTTTGCGATTTTAATCCAAAATCTTCACGCACCTCTAAAGATGTTTCCCGGATGCGTTCAATCATCTTACAATTAAAACAAACTCCACCTACCCCGGTCACTCTTTGA
- the Clc gene encoding clathrin light chain isoform X1, whose translation MDAFGDNFVIEGEVDPVAEFVAREQDQLAGLEDEIPPVSISTPSAGSNANDILPENFGNLKVGPGGDAEGSFEIIDAVGQPNETQSPPTMEIASKPPPVKEEPEKIRKWREEQKARLEEKDAEEEKKKEEWREAARKELEEWYKHHAETISKTKTTNRESAKNAEKQFVAEADEVEPGTEWERIAKLCDFNPKSSRTSKDVSRMRSIILQLKQTPPTPVTL comes from the exons ATGGATGCATTTGGTGACAACTTTGTCATTGAAGGAGAGGTGGATCCTGTGGCAGAATTTGTAGCAAGAGAACAGGATCAATTAGCAGGACTTGAAGATGAAATTCCACCAGTTTCTATCTCTACTCCTTCAGCAGGATCAAATGCAAATG ATATTTTACCTGAAAATTTTGGCAATTTAAAAGTTGGCCCAGGTGGTGATGCTGAAGGTAGCTTTGAAATAATAGATGCTGTTGGACAACCTAATGAAACACAATCCCCACCAACTATGG AAATTGCATCCAAGCCGCCACCTGTAAAAGAGGAGCCTGAAAAAATACGGAAATGGAGAGAAGAACAAAAGGCTAGATTAGAGGAAAAag AtgcagaagaagaaaaaaagaaagaagaatggAGGGAGGCTGCAAGGAAAGAGTTAGAAGAATGGTATAAACATCATGCAGAAACTATTAGTAAAACAAAAACCACGAACAG GGAATCAGCCAA GAACGCCGAGAAACAATTCGTTGCAGAAGCCGATGAAGTGGAGCCAGGAACGGAATGGGAACGCATTGCAAAGCTTTGCGATTTTAATCCAAAATCTTCACGCACCTCTAAAGATGTTTCCCGGATGCGTTCAATCATCTTACAATTAAAACAAACTCCACCTACCCCGGTCACTCTTTGA
- the Ankle2 gene encoding ankyrin repeat and LEM domain-containing protein 2 isoform X2, producing the protein MDKAEALKVIKEFKTGRLKSFKKRSEAEEYAKTGFEKILCNNNSTAAGMVAVEEKSSNFKAPRSQDLVCFRKLIRDGNLCAVKTTSWGNPRYLIGIGDTPAILQEGCRYNALHIAVRADKPDICELILNTVGNAEFIKLLYGDECKSYLDRAQIMLDLYLNTPDKGLNETPLHFAVKFGFKNVVKVLVSYPCCVKTLPNKYKQLPIDIICSRTCQGDEELKKEIRLLLEDQYYVPVLRSDDNTLQPVIGEPFSPTSPMSIKLDPLSPRLEVRAFAGPMTKSRALEFRKEWKTPPRRRMTPVKKIFEDEPDSPINNLSLRLQDPEKGLERIGRDLAEEYHVSWKEFWPFLDDFADFRTSDGLAKLETYLEHKFYDQLLQYNKRFFLHSSKTNSNPGKEAEPTDELDYLYNKLQSCSLFNAENEDSIDELEFFTPPSSPKLIVDRSDDEMYIAEEGPATFLEGSEPTKLDYAVYYAVLSPINSTTYPNIYRWQQDMQLAMKRDSPRTNNTRLSRRKLILSP; encoded by the exons ATGGATAAAGCAGAAGCATTGAAGGTAATTAAAGAGTTCAAAACTGGACGTCTGAAATCATTCAAAAAACGTTCAGAAGCTGAAGAATATGCAAAGACAGGTTTTGagaaaatattatgtaataacaATAGTACAGCAGCTGGAATGGTTGCAGTGGAAGAGAAGTCAAGTAACTTCAAAGCTCCACGGTCGCAGGACTTGGTGTGCTTCAGGAAATTAATTAGAGATGGAAATTTGTGTGCTGTAAAAACTACTTCATGGGGAAATCCACGGTATTTAATTGGTATTGGTGACACACCTGCAATTTTACAA GAAGGGTGTCGCTACAATGCATTGCACATTGCAGTCAGAGCAGACAAACCAGATATCTGTGAGTTAATATTAAACACTGTTGGAAATGCAGAATTTATAAAGTTACTTTACGGAGATGAGTGCAAGAGCTATCTGGATCGAGCACAGATTATGttagatttatatttaaatacacCAGATAAAGGACTGAATGAAACACCATTACACTTTGCAGTTAAATTTGGTTTCAAAAATGTAGTCAAAGTTCTTGTTTCATATCCATGTTGTGTAAAAACATTACCAAACAAGTATAAACAACTACCAATAGAT ATAATATGTAGCAGAACATGTCAAGGagatgaagaattgaagaaagaGATACGTTTATTACTGGAAGATCAGTATTATGTACCTGTATTAAGATCAGATGATAACACATTACAGCCTGTTATAGGAGAACCATTCTCTCCAACTAGTCCAATG AGTATAAAGTTGGATCCATTAAGTCCACGTTTAGAAGTACGTGCATTTGCTGGACCAATGACCAAATCTCGTGCATTGGAATTCAGGAAAGAATGGAAAACTCCTCCACGTCGTCGCATGACTCCAGTTAAAAAGatttttgaagatgaacctgACAGCCCCATTAACAACTTATCCTTGAGATTACAAGATCCAGAAAAGGGACTTGAACGAATTGGAAG AGATTTAGCAGAAGAATATCACGTGTCATGGAAAGAATTTTGGCCATTCTTGGATGACTTCGCAGATTTTCGTACCTCCGACGGTTTAGCGAAACTTGAAACATATTTAGAACACAAATTTTATGACCAGTTACTTCAGTACAATAAG agGTTCTTCTTGCATTCTAGTAAAACGAATTCAAACCCAGGAAAGGAAGCGGAACCTACTGATGAATTagattatttatacaataaattacAATCATGTTCGTTATTTAATGCAGAGAATGAAGATAGTATAG ACGAATTAGAGTTTTTTACACCACCATCATCGCCGAAATTAATAGTAGATAGATCAGACGATGAAATGTATATTGCAGAGGAAGGCCCTGCAACTTTTCTTGAAGG ATCTGAACCAACAAAATTAGATTATGCTGTTTATTATGCAGTATTATCACCAATTAATTCTACTACATATCCTAATATTTATCGTTGGCAACAAGATATGCAGCTTGCTATGAAACGTGATTCACCCAG AACTAACAATACAAGGCTATCCAGAAGAAAATTAATCTTGTCTCCCTAG
- the Ankle2 gene encoding ankyrin repeat and LEM domain-containing protein 2 isoform X1 has translation MIENDQMIQAMNMTCDNTNLSNEIVFHAVYIPEENVATESNVKENIRVYMDKAEALKVIKEFKTGRLKSFKKRSEAEEYAKTGFEKILCNNNSTAAGMVAVEEKSSNFKAPRSQDLVCFRKLIRDGNLCAVKTTSWGNPRYLIGIGDTPAILQEGCRYNALHIAVRADKPDICELILNTVGNAEFIKLLYGDECKSYLDRAQIMLDLYLNTPDKGLNETPLHFAVKFGFKNVVKVLVSYPCCVKTLPNKYKQLPIDIICSRTCQGDEELKKEIRLLLEDQYYVPVLRSDDNTLQPVIGEPFSPTSPMSIKLDPLSPRLEVRAFAGPMTKSRALEFRKEWKTPPRRRMTPVKKIFEDEPDSPINNLSLRLQDPEKGLERIGRDLAEEYHVSWKEFWPFLDDFADFRTSDGLAKLETYLEHKFYDQLLQYNKRFFLHSSKTNSNPGKEAEPTDELDYLYNKLQSCSLFNAENEDSIDELEFFTPPSSPKLIVDRSDDEMYIAEEGPATFLEGSEPTKLDYAVYYAVLSPINSTTYPNIYRWQQDMQLAMKRDSPRTNNTRLSRRKLILSP, from the exons ATGATTGAAAACGATCAAATGATACAAGCAATGAATATGACTTGTGACAATACTAATTTATCAAACGAAATAGTTTTTCATGCTGTTTATATACCCGAAGAAAATGTAGCCACAGAAAGTAATGTGAAAG AAAATATCCGGGTTTATATGGATAAAGCAGAAGCATTGAAGGTAATTAAAGAGTTCAAAACTGGACGTCTGAAATCATTCAAAAAACGTTCAGAAGCTGAAGAATATGCAAAGACAGGTTTTGagaaaatattatgtaataacaATAGTACAGCAGCTGGAATGGTTGCAGTGGAAGAGAAGTCAAGTAACTTCAAAGCTCCACGGTCGCAGGACTTGGTGTGCTTCAGGAAATTAATTAGAGATGGAAATTTGTGTGCTGTAAAAACTACTTCATGGGGAAATCCACGGTATTTAATTGGTATTGGTGACACACCTGCAATTTTACAA GAAGGGTGTCGCTACAATGCATTGCACATTGCAGTCAGAGCAGACAAACCAGATATCTGTGAGTTAATATTAAACACTGTTGGAAATGCAGAATTTATAAAGTTACTTTACGGAGATGAGTGCAAGAGCTATCTGGATCGAGCACAGATTATGttagatttatatttaaatacacCAGATAAAGGACTGAATGAAACACCATTACACTTTGCAGTTAAATTTGGTTTCAAAAATGTAGTCAAAGTTCTTGTTTCATATCCATGTTGTGTAAAAACATTACCAAACAAGTATAAACAACTACCAATAGAT ATAATATGTAGCAGAACATGTCAAGGagatgaagaattgaagaaagaGATACGTTTATTACTGGAAGATCAGTATTATGTACCTGTATTAAGATCAGATGATAACACATTACAGCCTGTTATAGGAGAACCATTCTCTCCAACTAGTCCAATG AGTATAAAGTTGGATCCATTAAGTCCACGTTTAGAAGTACGTGCATTTGCTGGACCAATGACCAAATCTCGTGCATTGGAATTCAGGAAAGAATGGAAAACTCCTCCACGTCGTCGCATGACTCCAGTTAAAAAGatttttgaagatgaacctgACAGCCCCATTAACAACTTATCCTTGAGATTACAAGATCCAGAAAAGGGACTTGAACGAATTGGAAG AGATTTAGCAGAAGAATATCACGTGTCATGGAAAGAATTTTGGCCATTCTTGGATGACTTCGCAGATTTTCGTACCTCCGACGGTTTAGCGAAACTTGAAACATATTTAGAACACAAATTTTATGACCAGTTACTTCAGTACAATAAG agGTTCTTCTTGCATTCTAGTAAAACGAATTCAAACCCAGGAAAGGAAGCGGAACCTACTGATGAATTagattatttatacaataaattacAATCATGTTCGTTATTTAATGCAGAGAATGAAGATAGTATAG ACGAATTAGAGTTTTTTACACCACCATCATCGCCGAAATTAATAGTAGATAGATCAGACGATGAAATGTATATTGCAGAGGAAGGCCCTGCAACTTTTCTTGAAGG ATCTGAACCAACAAAATTAGATTATGCTGTTTATTATGCAGTATTATCACCAATTAATTCTACTACATATCCTAATATTTATCGTTGGCAACAAGATATGCAGCTTGCTATGAAACGTGATTCACCCAG AACTAACAATACAAGGCTATCCAGAAGAAAATTAATCTTGTCTCCCTAG